A genomic window from Maylandia zebra isolate NMK-2024a linkage group LG20, Mzebra_GT3a, whole genome shotgun sequence includes:
- the tns2a gene encoding tensin-2 isoform X2, which yields MGCVLSSDWCGEEEVQPVPVVRNSSLKRSLERSESGRMRLTKAGKGEPHVFKEKTFKKKRQCSVCRQSVDNVGSFCRVCKTATHRKCEAKVTFACTPAPSNDLQRRGTAPSRHIQHLGSTKSLTYTKQRNTLPRSFSVDRVMERVMERNYDFDLTYITERIISVFFPPKLEEQRYRLNLKEVAAMLKSKHQEKFLLLNLSERRHDITRLNPKVHDFGWPDLHAPPLDKICAICKAMENWLNSDPQHVVVLHCKGNKGKTGVIIAAYMHYSKISAGADQALSTLAMRKFCEDKVSSSLQPSQNRYIYYFGGLLSGAIKMNSSPLFLHQVLIPSLPNFQGEGGYYPFLKIYQSMQLVYTSGIYDLQGTGGRRLCVTIEPALLLKGDIMVKCYHRRAQSADRDTVFRLQFHTCTIHGSQLWFGKGELDEACTDERFPSDATVEFVFSSGPERIKGREYHKNDPAVTVDYNTADPVVRWDSYENFNQRYQDSLEDIAHTRGPLDGSLYAQIKKRRGPGSGSLTSANGSIAGGVAAEDRPDHRITQGSDSGLSAHSLHLNQSSIHPDHQEESNRPPPPTRQEREELERLLGGIEGSRDGERETAILDDGDSIQSERTGTLRLSRSCSCRDGYRSQRCAEPGCDRTLLMPNGYCLDRAPGTNGHHGAPPSASPNPAAPPSHMDLCQHYSPHSHQSLPPPDLVWDRQSGSPHYLHRSCSEAPSSRHTCPYPSADLTPHAHNHPHHHPMSAPGRLCYREDEYTPYHHPPPPHSHHHPHQHQKPATSPTYHDIMLMDGLPPSGCPCRDCSMRREDSVAYHTLRMERGDNFHWDREAELHQREVGLRRTREELPRGSELHWERDPGLRRGRELSLHWERDREAELQWERDRQAEYWHRRATVASYGPQGQDLLAFTFDPLPSGHPAYPEASRSHAHSHLDMKYSSSSSGYQTPRQVCPCSPYQPSPSESRGYASGYQSESTSPLPPASAVMGHCGHSSGPAEHNHNHHHHHPDSQQSYSSDSHTDGLRSSGESVGWRDHITHGSFKRVHRNGHAACSTPSDMSGSPTPVHTSSPLRTQESPSPGRREYDIRTTDIISDYEAPQTHEAHCHTNVIQESPDRQRSSTERLEPHTKEAQSHTASPKQTESTNQCPAPTNLSPAAPQQQHCSSDMSSARDSVTPTTTNQAHCQTPSSPVHTSPISDAHPHPTGPLQTFSPAGAGGPPSEMSQPQSHTQATSSVGPSVALVNGSSPTRESHAEVPKHTSTTNPTSSPAPSSPQPGPSSMDGSPVSDAPVPGFATLGRRLMLSGSDPHNHLNHTHGPPHHNYQASTEHSAAVDTNKRPCYSPHTPQSYSSYTTISIPLPHPQPPLPEKRHLPGHSGSPSNGVKPAVGHVPASTAPQHQHHVTFSPTVGEIAPPADQNDQVEAETANRVSVKFVQDSSKFWYKPSISREQAIVALKEREPGTFLIRDSNSFQGAYGLALKVVTPPPNVSNHSNKVSDPLEQLVRHFLIETSPRGVKIKGCQNEPYFGSLSALVYQHSITPISLPCALKILEKDLIGEVQEVQPVSNISTAADLLKQGAACNVLYLNSVETESLTGPQAIAKATDATLGRSPRPAATVVQFKVTSQGITLTDNQRRVFFRRHYAVNSVTFSSIDPKDRRVFGFVAKKPGSTAENVCHLFAELDPDQPASAIVNFINKVMLSQRR from the exons GTGACCTTTGCATGCACCCCAGCTCCCTCCAATGATCTG CAGCGTAGAGGGACGGCTCCTTCTCGACACATCCAACACCTG GGATCCACCAAATCTTTAACCTACACCAAACAGAGAAACACCCTGCCAAG GAGTTTCAGCGTGGACCGTGTGATGGAGCGAGTGATGGAACGAAACTACGACTTTGACCTCACCTACATCACCGAGAGGATCATCTCCGTCTTCTTCCCTCCGAAGCTGGAAGAGCAGAGATACCGGCTGAACCTGAAGGAGGTGGCTGCCATGCTCAAGTccaaacaccaggaaaagtttCTG CTCCTGAATCTTTCTGAAAGGCGCCACGATATCACCCGACTGAACCCAAAG GTCCACGACTTTGGCTGGCCCGACCTCCACGCCCCACCGCTGGATAAGATCTGTGCCATATGCAAGGCCATGGAGAACTGGTTGAACTCTGACCCCCAGCACGTGGTGGTCTTACACTGCAAG GGTAACAAAGGTAAAACTGGCGTCATTATCGCAGCCTACATGCACTACAGCAAGATCTCTGCAGG GGCGGACCAGGCTCTCAGTACTCTTGCCATGAGGAAGTTCTGTGAAGATAAGGTGTCCTCGTCTCTCCAGCCGTCCCAAAACAG gtatatatattattttggaGGCCTTCTGTCTGGGGCGATCAAGATGAACAGCAGCCCTCTCTTCCTTCATCAAGTACTCATCCCGTCGCTCCCCAACTTCCAGGGGGAAGGAG GTTACTACCCTTTCTTGAAAATCTACCAGTCCATGCAGTTGGTCTACACTTCAGGCATATA TGATCTTCAAGGCACTGGAGGCAGAAGACTGTGTGTGACCATTGAACCAGCACTGCTGCTAAAGGGTGACATCATG GTCAAGTGCTACCACAGGCGAGCTCAAAGTGCTGACAGAGACACCGTGTTCAGGCTGCAGTTCCACACCTGCACCATCCACGGATCCCAGCTGTGGTTTGGCAAAGGGGAGCTGGACGAAGCGTGTACTG ATGAGCGTTTCCCATCTGATGCCACAGTGGAGTTTGTCTTCTCCTCCGGACCAGAGCGGATCAAAG GCCGTGAATACCACAAGAATGATCCGGCTGTCACAGTGGACTACAACACCGCTGACCCCGTGGTTCGCTGGGATTCCTATGAAAATTTTAACCAGCGATACCAGGATAGCCTGGAAG ATATTGCCCACACCAGAGGTCCTCTGGATGGTAGCCTCTACGCTCAGATAAAGAAGCGgcgaggtccaggctctggttCTCTCACCTCAGCCAACGGCAGCATCGCAGGGGGAGTAGCTGCAGAAGACAGGCCCGATCACCGCATCACCCAAGGCTCTGACTCCGGCCTTTCAGCACATTCCCTCCATTTGAACCAGTCTTCTATCCATCCAGACCATCAGGAGGAGTCCAATCGTCCGCCGCCGCCCACCAGACAGGAAAGGGAGGAGCTCGAACGTCTTCTCGGCGGCATCGAGGGAAGCCGAGATGGAGAGCGAGAGACCGCCATTTTGGATGATGGAGATTCTATTCAGTCTGAGAGAACGGGCACGCTGAGGCTCAGTCGGTCTTGTTCCTGCCGGGATGGTTACCGGTCGCAGCGCTGTGCAGAGCCAGGATGCGACCGCACCCTTCTCATGCCTAATGGCTACTGCCTCGATCGGGCTCCAGGGACCAACGGCCATCACGGGGCTCCTCCTTCAGCTAGCCCCAACCCCGCTGCTCCACCATCACACATGGATCTGTGCCAACACTATAGCCCCCACTCCCACCAGTCCCTCCCACCTCCAGATCTGGTGTGGGACCGTCAGAGTGGCTCGCCACACTACCTGCACCGCTCCTGCTCAGAGGCTCCGTCATCGCGTCATACCTGTCCTTACCCATCAGCAGACCTTACCCCTCATGCTCACAACCACCCCCATCACCACCCTATGTCTGCCCCAGGTCGCCTTTGCTATCGGGAAGATGAGTACACACCCTATCACCACCCTCCTCCACCTCACAGCCACCACCATCCCCACCAGCACCAGAAACCAGCCACCAGCCCTACTTACCATGACATCATGCTAATGGATGGTCTGCCGCCCTCTGGCTGTCCCTGCAGAGACTGCAGCATGAGGAGAGAGGACTCGGTGGCCTATCACACCCTCAGGATGGAGCGTGGCGACAACTTCCATTGGGACAGAGAGGCGGAGCTTCATCAGAGGGAGGTGGGGCTTAGGAGAACGAGGGAGGAGTTACCCAGGGGGTCAGAGCTCCACTGGGAGAGGGACCCAGGGCTGAGACGAGGCAGAGAACTGTCCCTTCACTGGGAGCGAGACAGGGAGGCGGAGCTGCAGTGGGAGAGGGACAGACAGGCTGAATATTGGCACAGGAGAGCCACCGTAGCCTCCTATGGCCCACAGGGCCAAGATCTTCTAGCCTTTACCTTTGACCCCTTGCCATCAGGTCACCCAGCTTATCCAGAGGCATCGAGGTCCCACGCTCATTCCCACCTGGACATGAagtacagcagcagcagcagcggttACCAGACACCACGTCAGGTGTGCCCCTGCTCACCTTACCAACCCTCGCCATCTGAGAGCAGGGGCTACGCTTCAGGCTACCAGTCCGAGTCCACATCCCCGCTGCCTCCTGCTTCCGCTGTGATGGGCCACTGCGGCCATAGCAGCGGACCAGCAGAGCATAACCACAaccaccatcatcaccatccAGACTCACAGCAGTCATACAGCTCtgactcacacactg ATGGCCTCCGTAGTTCTGGTGAAAGCGTGGGCTGGAGGGATCACATTACCCATGGTTCTTTTAAGAGGGTGCACAGAAACGGCCATGCCGCGTGTTCCACACCATCCGACATGTCTGGATCGCCCACTCCCGTTCACACCAGCAGTCCTCTACGCACACAGGAAAG CCCCAGTCCAGGAAGGAGAGAGTATGATATTCGAACCACAGACATCATCAGTGACTACGAGGCTCCCCAGACTCACGAGGCCCACTGTCACACTAACGTCATCCAGGAATCACCAGACAGGCAAAGAAGCAGCACAGAGCGCCTGGAGCCACACACCAAAGAAGCACAGTCACACACAGCCTCACCGAAACAAACAGAATCCACCAATCAGTGCCCTGCACCAACAAACCTGTCGCCAGCTGCTCCTCAACAGCAGCACTGTAGCTCAGATATGTCCTCAGCTCGTGATTCTGTGACACCAACCACCACAAACCAAGCACACTGCCAGACACCTTCTTCCCCTGTCCATACCTCGCCTATATCAGATGCACACCCTCATCCCACTGGCCCACTGCAGACCTTTTCTCCTGCAGGAGCTGGTGGTCCACCATCTGAAATGTCACAGCCTCAGAGCCACACCCAAGCTACCAGCTCTGTGGGACCATCTGTAGCACTGGTTAATGGATCCTCTCCGACCAGGGAGTCTCACGCAGAGGTTCCTAAACACACCAGCACCACCAACCCAACATCTTCTCCTGCACCATCATCCCCACAGCCTGGGCCCAGCAGCATGGACGGCTCCCCTGTGTCTGATGCACCAGTTCCCGGATTCGCCACCTTGGGTAGAAGGTTGATGCTGAGTGGGTCCGACCCCCACAACCACCTAAACCACACGCACGGGCCCCCACATCACAACTACCAAGCCAGCACGGAGCACAGTGCAGCTGTGGACACCAACAAGAGGCCCTGCTACTCTCCTCACACCCCACAATCCTATTCGAGCTACACCACAATCTCCATCCCTCTTCCTCACCCTCAACCCCCCTTGCCAGAGAAGCGGCATTTGCCCGGACATTCGGGTTCACCTAGCAATGGGGTAAAGCCAGCTGTGGGTCACGTGCCTGCCTCCACTGCTcctcagcatcagcaccacgtcACGTTTTCTCCCACGGTGGGGGAAATTGCACCCCCTGCTGACCAAAATGACCAAGTAGAGGCAGAAACTGCAAACAGGGTCAGTGTGAAGTTTGTCCAGGATAGTTCCAAGTTTTGGTATAAGCCCAGCATCTCTAGAGAGCAAG CAATCGTGGCACTGAAGGAGAGGGAGCCTGGCACTTTCCTAATCAGGGATAGTAACTCGTTCCAGGGAGCCTATGGGCTGGCTCTGAAGGTGGTTACACCTCCTCCCAATGTCAGCAACCACAGCAACAAAG TGAGCGACCCTCTGGAGCAGCTGGTGAGACATTTTCTGATTGAAACTAGTCCTCGAGGAGTGAAGATTAAAGGCTGTCAGAACGAGCCCTACTTTG GGAGTCTGTCTGCACTCGTTTACCAGCACTCCATCACACCCATCTCTTTGCCCTGTGCTCTTAAAATCCTTGAGAAGG ATCTCATAGGAGAGGTGCAGGAGGTTCAACCAGTCAGTAACATCAGCACAGCTGCTGACCTGCTGAAGCAGGGAGCCG CCTGTAACGtcctctatctgaactctgtggaaaCAGAGTCCCTGACGGGCCCCCAGGCCATTGCCAAGGCAACAGATGCCACATTGGGTCGTAGCCCGCGTCCTGCTGCCACAGTCGTCCAGTTCAAAGTGACATCACAGGGTATCACGCTGACCGACAACCAGCGCAG AGTTTTCTTCAGGAGACATTACGCAGTGAACAGTGTGACCTTCAGCAGCATCGATCCAAAGGACAGGAG GGTGTTTGGTTTTGTCGCTAAGAAGCCCGGCAGCACGGCAGAGAACGTCTGCCACTTATTTGCTGAGTTGGACCCCGACCAACCTGCTTCTGCCATCGTCAACTTCATCAACAAGGTCATGCTGTCTCAGCGCCGATAG
- the tns2a gene encoding tensin-2 isoform X4: MISGKMSKAGKGEPHVFKEKTFKKKRQCSVCRQSVDNVGSFCRVCKTATHRKCEAKVTFACTPAPSNDLQRRGTAPSRHIQHLGSTKSLTYTKQRNTLPRSFSVDRVMERVMERNYDFDLTYITERIISVFFPPKLEEQRYRLNLKEVAAMLKSKHQEKFLLLNLSERRHDITRLNPKVHDFGWPDLHAPPLDKICAICKAMENWLNSDPQHVVVLHCKGNKGKTGVIIAAYMHYSKISAGADQALSTLAMRKFCEDKVSSSLQPSQNRYIYYFGGLLSGAIKMNSSPLFLHQVLIPSLPNFQGEGGYYPFLKIYQSMQLVYTSGIYDLQGTGGRRLCVTIEPALLLKGDIMVKCYHRRAQSADRDTVFRLQFHTCTIHGSQLWFGKGELDEACTDERFPSDATVEFVFSSGPERIKGREYHKNDPAVTVDYNTADPVVRWDSYENFNQRYQDSLEDIAHTRGPLDGSLYAQIKKRRGPGSGSLTSANGSIAGGVAAEDRPDHRITQGSDSGLSAHSLHLNQSSIHPDHQEESNRPPPPTRQEREELERLLGGIEGSRDGERETAILDDGDSIQSERTGTLRLSRSCSCRDGYRSQRCAEPGCDRTLLMPNGYCLDRAPGTNGHHGAPPSASPNPAAPPSHMDLCQHYSPHSHQSLPPPDLVWDRQSGSPHYLHRSCSEAPSSRHTCPYPSADLTPHAHNHPHHHPMSAPGRLCYREDEYTPYHHPPPPHSHHHPHQHQKPATSPTYHDIMLMDGLPPSGCPCRDCSMRREDSVAYHTLRMERGDNFHWDREAELHQREVGLRRTREELPRGSELHWERDPGLRRGRELSLHWERDREAELQWERDRQAEYWHRRATVASYGPQGQDLLAFTFDPLPSGHPAYPEASRSHAHSHLDMKYSSSSSGYQTPRQVCPCSPYQPSPSESRGYASGYQSESTSPLPPASAVMGHCGHSSGPAEHNHNHHHHHPDSQQSYSSDSHTDGLRSSGESVGWRDHITHGSFKRVHRNGHAACSTPSDMSGSPTPVHTSSPLRTQESPSPGRREYDIRTTDIISDYEAPQTHEAHCHTNVIQESPDRQRSSTERLEPHTKEAQSHTASPKQTESTNQCPAPTNLSPAAPQQQHCSSDMSSARDSVTPTTTNQAHCQTPSSPVHTSPISDAHPHPTGPLQTFSPAGAGGPPSEMSQPQSHTQATSSVGPSVALVNGSSPTRESHAEVPKHTSTTNPTSSPAPSSPQPGPSSMDGSPVSDAPVPGFATLGRRLMLSGSDPHNHLNHTHGPPHHNYQASTEHSAAVDTNKRPCYSPHTPQSYSSYTTISIPLPHPQPPLPEKRHLPGHSGSPSNGVKPAVGHVPASTAPQHQHHVTFSPTVGEIAPPADQNDQVEAETANRVSVKFVQDSSKFWYKPSISREQAIVALKEREPGTFLIRDSNSFQGAYGLALKVVTPPPNVSNHSNKVSDPLEQLVRHFLIETSPRGVKIKGCQNEPYFGSLSALVYQHSITPISLPCALKILEKDLIGEVQEVQPVSNISTAADLLKQGAACNVLYLNSVETESLTGPQAIAKATDATLGRSPRPAATVVQFKVTSQGITLTDNQRRVFFRRHYAVNSVTFSSIDPKDRRWTNSDNTTVKVFGFVAKKPGSTAENVCHLFAELDPDQPASAIVNFINKVMLSQRR; this comes from the exons GTGACCTTTGCATGCACCCCAGCTCCCTCCAATGATCTG CAGCGTAGAGGGACGGCTCCTTCTCGACACATCCAACACCTG GGATCCACCAAATCTTTAACCTACACCAAACAGAGAAACACCCTGCCAAG GAGTTTCAGCGTGGACCGTGTGATGGAGCGAGTGATGGAACGAAACTACGACTTTGACCTCACCTACATCACCGAGAGGATCATCTCCGTCTTCTTCCCTCCGAAGCTGGAAGAGCAGAGATACCGGCTGAACCTGAAGGAGGTGGCTGCCATGCTCAAGTccaaacaccaggaaaagtttCTG CTCCTGAATCTTTCTGAAAGGCGCCACGATATCACCCGACTGAACCCAAAG GTCCACGACTTTGGCTGGCCCGACCTCCACGCCCCACCGCTGGATAAGATCTGTGCCATATGCAAGGCCATGGAGAACTGGTTGAACTCTGACCCCCAGCACGTGGTGGTCTTACACTGCAAG GGTAACAAAGGTAAAACTGGCGTCATTATCGCAGCCTACATGCACTACAGCAAGATCTCTGCAGG GGCGGACCAGGCTCTCAGTACTCTTGCCATGAGGAAGTTCTGTGAAGATAAGGTGTCCTCGTCTCTCCAGCCGTCCCAAAACAG gtatatatattattttggaGGCCTTCTGTCTGGGGCGATCAAGATGAACAGCAGCCCTCTCTTCCTTCATCAAGTACTCATCCCGTCGCTCCCCAACTTCCAGGGGGAAGGAG GTTACTACCCTTTCTTGAAAATCTACCAGTCCATGCAGTTGGTCTACACTTCAGGCATATA TGATCTTCAAGGCACTGGAGGCAGAAGACTGTGTGTGACCATTGAACCAGCACTGCTGCTAAAGGGTGACATCATG GTCAAGTGCTACCACAGGCGAGCTCAAAGTGCTGACAGAGACACCGTGTTCAGGCTGCAGTTCCACACCTGCACCATCCACGGATCCCAGCTGTGGTTTGGCAAAGGGGAGCTGGACGAAGCGTGTACTG ATGAGCGTTTCCCATCTGATGCCACAGTGGAGTTTGTCTTCTCCTCCGGACCAGAGCGGATCAAAG GCCGTGAATACCACAAGAATGATCCGGCTGTCACAGTGGACTACAACACCGCTGACCCCGTGGTTCGCTGGGATTCCTATGAAAATTTTAACCAGCGATACCAGGATAGCCTGGAAG ATATTGCCCACACCAGAGGTCCTCTGGATGGTAGCCTCTACGCTCAGATAAAGAAGCGgcgaggtccaggctctggttCTCTCACCTCAGCCAACGGCAGCATCGCAGGGGGAGTAGCTGCAGAAGACAGGCCCGATCACCGCATCACCCAAGGCTCTGACTCCGGCCTTTCAGCACATTCCCTCCATTTGAACCAGTCTTCTATCCATCCAGACCATCAGGAGGAGTCCAATCGTCCGCCGCCGCCCACCAGACAGGAAAGGGAGGAGCTCGAACGTCTTCTCGGCGGCATCGAGGGAAGCCGAGATGGAGAGCGAGAGACCGCCATTTTGGATGATGGAGATTCTATTCAGTCTGAGAGAACGGGCACGCTGAGGCTCAGTCGGTCTTGTTCCTGCCGGGATGGTTACCGGTCGCAGCGCTGTGCAGAGCCAGGATGCGACCGCACCCTTCTCATGCCTAATGGCTACTGCCTCGATCGGGCTCCAGGGACCAACGGCCATCACGGGGCTCCTCCTTCAGCTAGCCCCAACCCCGCTGCTCCACCATCACACATGGATCTGTGCCAACACTATAGCCCCCACTCCCACCAGTCCCTCCCACCTCCAGATCTGGTGTGGGACCGTCAGAGTGGCTCGCCACACTACCTGCACCGCTCCTGCTCAGAGGCTCCGTCATCGCGTCATACCTGTCCTTACCCATCAGCAGACCTTACCCCTCATGCTCACAACCACCCCCATCACCACCCTATGTCTGCCCCAGGTCGCCTTTGCTATCGGGAAGATGAGTACACACCCTATCACCACCCTCCTCCACCTCACAGCCACCACCATCCCCACCAGCACCAGAAACCAGCCACCAGCCCTACTTACCATGACATCATGCTAATGGATGGTCTGCCGCCCTCTGGCTGTCCCTGCAGAGACTGCAGCATGAGGAGAGAGGACTCGGTGGCCTATCACACCCTCAGGATGGAGCGTGGCGACAACTTCCATTGGGACAGAGAGGCGGAGCTTCATCAGAGGGAGGTGGGGCTTAGGAGAACGAGGGAGGAGTTACCCAGGGGGTCAGAGCTCCACTGGGAGAGGGACCCAGGGCTGAGACGAGGCAGAGAACTGTCCCTTCACTGGGAGCGAGACAGGGAGGCGGAGCTGCAGTGGGAGAGGGACAGACAGGCTGAATATTGGCACAGGAGAGCCACCGTAGCCTCCTATGGCCCACAGGGCCAAGATCTTCTAGCCTTTACCTTTGACCCCTTGCCATCAGGTCACCCAGCTTATCCAGAGGCATCGAGGTCCCACGCTCATTCCCACCTGGACATGAagtacagcagcagcagcagcggttACCAGACACCACGTCAGGTGTGCCCCTGCTCACCTTACCAACCCTCGCCATCTGAGAGCAGGGGCTACGCTTCAGGCTACCAGTCCGAGTCCACATCCCCGCTGCCTCCTGCTTCCGCTGTGATGGGCCACTGCGGCCATAGCAGCGGACCAGCAGAGCATAACCACAaccaccatcatcaccatccAGACTCACAGCAGTCATACAGCTCtgactcacacactg ATGGCCTCCGTAGTTCTGGTGAAAGCGTGGGCTGGAGGGATCACATTACCCATGGTTCTTTTAAGAGGGTGCACAGAAACGGCCATGCCGCGTGTTCCACACCATCCGACATGTCTGGATCGCCCACTCCCGTTCACACCAGCAGTCCTCTACGCACACAGGAAAG CCCCAGTCCAGGAAGGAGAGAGTATGATATTCGAACCACAGACATCATCAGTGACTACGAGGCTCCCCAGACTCACGAGGCCCACTGTCACACTAACGTCATCCAGGAATCACCAGACAGGCAAAGAAGCAGCACAGAGCGCCTGGAGCCACACACCAAAGAAGCACAGTCACACACAGCCTCACCGAAACAAACAGAATCCACCAATCAGTGCCCTGCACCAACAAACCTGTCGCCAGCTGCTCCTCAACAGCAGCACTGTAGCTCAGATATGTCCTCAGCTCGTGATTCTGTGACACCAACCACCACAAACCAAGCACACTGCCAGACACCTTCTTCCCCTGTCCATACCTCGCCTATATCAGATGCACACCCTCATCCCACTGGCCCACTGCAGACCTTTTCTCCTGCAGGAGCTGGTGGTCCACCATCTGAAATGTCACAGCCTCAGAGCCACACCCAAGCTACCAGCTCTGTGGGACCATCTGTAGCACTGGTTAATGGATCCTCTCCGACCAGGGAGTCTCACGCAGAGGTTCCTAAACACACCAGCACCACCAACCCAACATCTTCTCCTGCACCATCATCCCCACAGCCTGGGCCCAGCAGCATGGACGGCTCCCCTGTGTCTGATGCACCAGTTCCCGGATTCGCCACCTTGGGTAGAAGGTTGATGCTGAGTGGGTCCGACCCCCACAACCACCTAAACCACACGCACGGGCCCCCACATCACAACTACCAAGCCAGCACGGAGCACAGTGCAGCTGTGGACACCAACAAGAGGCCCTGCTACTCTCCTCACACCCCACAATCCTATTCGAGCTACACCACAATCTCCATCCCTCTTCCTCACCCTCAACCCCCCTTGCCAGAGAAGCGGCATTTGCCCGGACATTCGGGTTCACCTAGCAATGGGGTAAAGCCAGCTGTGGGTCACGTGCCTGCCTCCACTGCTcctcagcatcagcaccacgtcACGTTTTCTCCCACGGTGGGGGAAATTGCACCCCCTGCTGACCAAAATGACCAAGTAGAGGCAGAAACTGCAAACAGGGTCAGTGTGAAGTTTGTCCAGGATAGTTCCAAGTTTTGGTATAAGCCCAGCATCTCTAGAGAGCAAG CAATCGTGGCACTGAAGGAGAGGGAGCCTGGCACTTTCCTAATCAGGGATAGTAACTCGTTCCAGGGAGCCTATGGGCTGGCTCTGAAGGTGGTTACACCTCCTCCCAATGTCAGCAACCACAGCAACAAAG TGAGCGACCCTCTGGAGCAGCTGGTGAGACATTTTCTGATTGAAACTAGTCCTCGAGGAGTGAAGATTAAAGGCTGTCAGAACGAGCCCTACTTTG GGAGTCTGTCTGCACTCGTTTACCAGCACTCCATCACACCCATCTCTTTGCCCTGTGCTCTTAAAATCCTTGAGAAGG ATCTCATAGGAGAGGTGCAGGAGGTTCAACCAGTCAGTAACATCAGCACAGCTGCTGACCTGCTGAAGCAGGGAGCCG CCTGTAACGtcctctatctgaactctgtggaaaCAGAGTCCCTGACGGGCCCCCAGGCCATTGCCAAGGCAACAGATGCCACATTGGGTCGTAGCCCGCGTCCTGCTGCCACAGTCGTCCAGTTCAAAGTGACATCACAGGGTATCACGCTGACCGACAACCAGCGCAG AGTTTTCTTCAGGAGACATTACGCAGTGAACAGTGTGACCTTCAGCAGCATCGATCCAAAGGACAGGAG GTGGACTAACTCAGACAACACAACTGTTAA GGTGTTTGGTTTTGTCGCTAAGAAGCCCGGCAGCACGGCAGAGAACGTCTGCCACTTATTTGCTGAGTTGGACCCCGACCAACCTGCTTCTGCCATCGTCAACTTCATCAACAAGGTCATGCTGTCTCAGCGCCGATAG